The genomic window GGGTACGCGCGCGAAGAAGCAATTGGCCAAAATGCACGGTTGCTCGGCTCTGGAAAACAATCCGATTCTTTCTATGAAACAATGTGGCACAACTTGGCACAGCTAGGACGTTGGTCTGGCGAGATATGGAATCGCCGTTCAAGCGGTGAGGTATACGCTGAATTTCTTAATATCAGTGCAGTAAAAGACAGTAAGGGAAATGTCTCTCATTATATCGGTGTTTTTTCGGATATTTCGACCTTAAAAGAGCAAGAAAAACAACTGGAATTCGTTGCCCAATATGATGTGTTAACAGGGCTACCAAATCGTGCGTTGCTGCTAACCCAATTACGCCAAGAGTTGCTAAAAATGAAGCACTCACTCAAGGCCTGTGCGGTGGTTGTTATTGATTTAGATTCCTTTAGAGAAATCAACGATACAAAAGGCAACCATGTGGGTGATTTAGTCTTAATTGAAGCAGCGGCGCGATTTAAGACTATTCTACGTGACCATGATATTCTTTCTCGTATCGGAGGCGATGAATTCATTGTTGTTTTAACGGAGCTGACTGATCCGCATTTGTGTGTGGCGGTACTTGAGCGGTTACTTTACGCTGCAGCAGACTTATTTTTGATTGAAGACCATCAATTTAAACTGACCGCAAGTATTGGCGTTACCTTTGCAGAACAACATACTGACCTGTCTGCTGAAAAGCTAATTCGACAAGCGGATCAAGCTATGTATCATGCAAAAATTGCAGGCAAAAACCGTTTTCATGTTTTCAATCCAGAAGACGACCAAGATGCGCGACTGCGCTTTGATACCATCAACGAAATCCGCGAAGGTTTAGTCAAAGATGAATTTGTTCTCTATTACCAACCGAAAGTCGCCATTCATACGGGTGATATTATCGGGTTCGAAGCGCTCATCCGTTGGCAGCATCCAATTAAGGGGTTATTAAATCCGGTGAGTTTTATTCCTATCATCAGTATGCACCCTCTTGCAATTGAACTAGGCAACTGGGTTTTAAAAGAAGCGCTAGGGCAGCTCTCGCAGTGGAACTCTCAAGGTTTTATCACCAAAGTAAGTATCAATATCGACAGTATACAGCTCAATGACCCTGATTTTAGTCAACGGGTACTTTCGCGTCTTGCCGATTTCACCAATGTTGACCCCGCTCAACTCGAACTGGAAATATTAGAAACCAACGCGCTTGAGGAAATTCAAAATGTATCTCAGCTCATTGAAGAGCTTCAAAGTAATGACATTCATTTTGCGCTAGACGACTTTGGAACCGGGTATTCATCGATGACTTTCCTAAAGAATCTGCCAGCAACTACGATAAAAATTGACCAAAGCTTTGTTCGTCAGATGCTATTTGACCGCGAACAGATGATTATTGTGGACAGCATCATCAATTTGAGTAAACGTTTTGGCCGTACCGTGCTCGCAGAGGGAGTCGAAACGGAGCTCCATGGTTTGTTTTTAAGCGCGCTTGGTTGTGAACTTGCGCAAGGCTATGGTGTCGCCAAACCAATGCCTGCATCTGAGGTCTTACGGTGGACGCAGAAATGGCAATGTCCAACGCTATGGACACAAGTAAGGCAACTTAGTCCAAGTGAGGTGGATACATTACTATTGGTAGTAGAACATATTGGTCAGTGCCGAGCACTTCGCATTGAGCACAACCACCACACGCTTAGAACGTCACCTTTCGAAAAAACAGACTTTATTAATTGGGATTGCTCACTTGCCACTCTAACAGATCCCAATTTGCATCAAATAAACCAACAAATACCGGCGGAAATTGAAGCACTCAGACTCGCCCTAAATCATGGTCAGTCGTGTGACGATCTTGCTCTCCAGAGCAATCAAATTATAGCGCACATGCTAAAAATCATTTTTAGAGACCCCAACTTTGAGCTGCCAATCAATTGCAAAATGTTCGAGTTTGACCAATAACGCCTTTCCAACGTATCGTTTTTGTTTCGTCCAAGTTTAAATGCTATTTTTCATTGCCCTAATAAGGTAGGCTTAGTTTTCCCATAGAGAGATTGGCAAGTGTGACCGAACTCTGTGCCGTTTGAGTCAACGCTTCGTTAGCTAACACCGCAAACAACACCGCTTCTTTCGCATTAGGATCGATTCCCAAAGAAGCTGTCGTATTCCATTTAACATTCGGGTTTAGTTTTAACCGAATAGCCCGTGCTAAGACAGGATTCTGAACACCGCCTCCACTTGCAAAAACCTCTGCATCTTCGTACGGTTGGGTTACCATATTAATGTGGTTTGCAACAGCACAAGCGCTGAATTCGGTCAGTGTCGCGACGACGTCTTCTTTAGCAAGAGATACGGTTGATGACTCCAACATGGCCTGCTCAAGCCAGTTCAGGTTAAACACTTCCGGACCCGTTGATTTAGGTAATGGTTTCGCTAAAAACGGATGAATAAGTAGTGCGGCCAATAAAAGGGCGTTTACCTCGCCCTGTTCAGCAATCGCACTATCGCTGTCAAATGGCTGATTATAATGCAACCGAACATACGCATCGACAATCGTATTAGCCGGGCCTATGTCTGAACAAATTACCTCTGATAATTCAGCACCCGCAGGCAGTAAGGTAATGTTGGCGATTCCGCCTAAATTTAAAAGAACGCGAGTACGTTTCTTGTCACCAAACAAACAGTAATCACCGTAGATAGCCAGAGGAGCACCTTCCCCGCCAGCCGCGACATGCTTTTGTCGAAAATCAGAAAACGTTGGAATTTTTGTCGTTACTGCAATGTGATCTGCATCGCCAATTTGCAGTGTCCCATGTTTAAAATCATCGTAAGTGTGTTGGTGTTTTGGGCAATGGAAAATAGTCTGGCCGTGGCTCGCGATTAAATCAACACTACGTGCCTCTATTTGCCATTTTTTAAGACACGTTAAAACCAAGTTACCGTGGTATTCACCAAGCCAAGCGTTTAAGAGTGTTAAATATTCTAGATCTACCGATTTTTGCGCAAAAACTTCCCTTATCTTTTGCTTTACATCTATCGGGTATTCCACTGTTTCAAAGGCTACGACAGTACATTCGGTGTTCACACCTCGACCACGTACTTCGCATAACGCAATATCCAATCCGTCGAGCGATGTGCCACTCATAAGCCCGATGATTTTACGTGATGAAGCGATGCTTAGATTAGCAAGAATTTGAAACAGCGTAGGAGATTGCTCAGACATGGGGATTTCCTTTGAGAGGCAATGGCAATGCCTCGACAAAGTATCACATTCCGACAACATGGTTAAGTAACGAAAGCTCTAATGATCTGCTTTCGCTGGAAGAGTATGAAAAGCAATACAAAGATCGGCTGAGAAGTGTCTAGATTATTGGTGTCGATTCATACCGTCAGGATAAGTCAGCTAAGTACGATTTCCGTTTTTATCGTATTCATAGCTCACGCTTCGACTTGTTCCCATTGAGTTGCTTGAGCTTATCAATTGCCCAAAGCCTTCCGTCTCCTCTGATTTTAACCACTGCAAGTTTCAGGACAAAACACTTTGTTCAAATCGTTTGGTCGACACCAATCCAATTTGCGACTCTTTCGATTCTTCTTGGTCGTCATTATCAGGCGATTTGTCGCATTTTAGAAACATTCACTCTTTCAATGTGAATTGTTATATTATAACATTTACATAATGATATAATATAACATTATGTAAGCCATGGTATTTGAGTAACGATAGTTGACTCAACAATTGTGGCTAAGCGCTCAATAACATCGAAGGATTTAGTAAACATGACTTTGTTTTCCAACTTAAAACTTACCACTGTCGCCTTAAGCGGTGTGCTAATTACCGGCTGTTTTGATGGAGGTTCAAAAGGCGTAATAAAACATAATATTGAAAGCCCAACTACCAACAATGGGCATGATCACACTGTTGAACCAAAAGGCCGTTTAGTCCTTCTCAATCAGGATAAAAGCGAAGCTCACGTTTTCGATTTAAATCAACGCAAGATTTTGGAAAGCTTTTCGCTAAGCACTTCAAGCGTTGCGTTGCAAACCTCTGCTGGCGGGCGGTATGCACTACTCAGTGACAGACAAAACGATGTCGTTTCGTTTATTGACGGTGGCCTTTGGCAAGAAACTCATGACGACCACCAGCACAGTTATGAGCAGGCACCAACCTTTAGCAACTTTGAATTACACGGCTCTGCACCAACTCACATAACGTATTCAGATGAAAATACAATTGTATTTAATGATGGAAATGCCGCCACGGGCGCAAACGCATCCATTCAAATTATTGATGATACATCTATCACTAATCGCCGTATTAAAGCCACATTAGACTTTGAAATCAACATGCATGGCGTTGCAAAACTTCACCAAAATACCTTGTTTGCGACGGTACGCCGCGGCGACGACGAGAGCACGTCCAATGCAAAAGTTCTCCCAGATCAAATTGGTGTTTATGAACTGCATGAAGACCACTTCCACTTTGACTCTGTATTAGACATAACCTGCCCTGACTTACATGGTGCAGCTCAAAACCATGAAGCCGTTGCGTTTGCGTGTCGAGATGGTGTCGTCATCACGCATTCTCATAATGGACAATTTGAAAGTGATAAAATTACAAACATCGAAGCAATAGCCGACTTACGTATTGGCACCTTATTTGGGCACCACAAAAGTAACACCTTCATAGGGACTGCCAGTAATCGCGCAACCGGTGAAGTAAAGATCCTGACTATTACGCCAGATGAAAATGAAATGGCACTGTTAGATTGGCAACCAGTGGCAAATGCACAGCCCATATCGTATGCCTTTAATGTCGATGGCACACAATTTTTGATTTTAGATAATCAAGGTAACCTTACTGTCGTTGACGCCCATCAACACGACGGTCATGTTCACTGGACGTTTAAACAACGAATCGATGTTAGCGTAGCGGATATTTCAACGCTTCCTGAAGGCCAACGCTTTGGATTGGTCGTCTCTAAACGAGAAAACACGGCTTACGTTACCGACTCAGCCACGTCCACCATTCTCGCAGTCAATATCGCCACAGGTGAAATTGAAGACACTATAACACTTACGTTTACACCAAGTAGCATGACTTGGCTTGGGATCCCTGAAGGCGACCAACACTAAGCTCTAGTTTCCTTACACTTAGAGGCATTTTCAAGTTGTAGCTCTACCCAAAGGCATCTCGATCAGATGCCTTTTATCACAAGCGTAAGCACACGCTAAATCTCATTTAACAGGCGACGTTGCCAAAACGCCGAATTTGGAAATCGGTGAGCACCGCTATCGTAATGCAGTTGGTGCAGTTTAATGAACTCATTAAAATCCTGAAAGACTAGCGCTTGATATGCGCTCAAGGAGGCTTTATTTGGGTTATCTACCCAATTCAAAATGGCTTTTGCGGCTCGAATTCCCTGCTTTAAGGACTTAGTTATACCCGCCGATGAAATCGAATCGTAACTTGATGCCGCATCCCCGACTGCTAGCCAATTGTCACCAATAACCGCTGATAGAATCGAAGAAGGGGCCGTTCGCACAAAAAGAACCCTAGGCGAAGGAATCGCTTGGTTGAATTGTTCACAGCATTGGGTATAAAACCATTGATTATTACAAAATGCGTGATACCACTTTTCATTGGAATTAAGCCTTCGCTGCTTTAGCTCGTCCGCATCAGTATTAAAACTCAATATGGCCCGATTGTTCGGAAGCCTAGCTGCATACCACCAGCCGTATTCATCACTCGATACAATCGTGTGGGCTGGAGCTGATGAGTTACTTTCTAATTCAACGAATGCACACACGGACACTACACGGTCAAACAGATTGTTAGCAACCGACAGACTGCGTGTCACAACTCGATGTTGACCAGAAGCATCGACAATAAAATCAAATTCATGCTTATCAAGCTCCGGTTCGCAGTTAAGTGAAATAGTCCTATCACTTTGTTTAATTGCAGTGACTTTGGTGTTTTCCACAACCGTCACACCACGCTTGAAACAGGCCGACAGTAAGTTTTTATCAAACAGTGTTCTGTCTAAATGGAAGCCTTGTCCAATCGGCGTAATAAAAAAGTCATTATACCCAACCGATTCGTCACCCCACTGCGATAGACTACCCGGACAACGTAAATGAAATTCTTCCGATAAGAGGGACTCAAGATCTAACTCTCGTAAGTAAGAACTTGCGGCAGGCGGTACTGTTTCACCAATTTTAGGTGTGCCACTGTCTGGCGCTGTTATGAGAGTAATTTCGGCCTTTTCGCTGCTTGATGCAAATTGCTTTTGCAACGCAAGTGCCGTCGCACATCCCGCAGGACCGCCCCCCACAATACCGATACTCAGGTGTGATCTCGTCATCGACTGCTCCTTGACGTACTCATTACCCACGACGTCACTGACCGAGGTTCATCTACTAAGCATGAATCACGGCCAGTGTAGCGGGTATTCTCTTCTGATAGCTAATTAACTTTTAGGTCCACAATCCGTAGGGGCTTTGTAACCTGGCTCAGACGGCTGTGGCCATACTTCTACACCGTCCCCTCGACTATCAAAAAGACTTGCCACTTCAAGGAAGTAGTCAGGCCCGAAATTAGAACCTGGTTTATCACCTTCAATTTGCAAACCTTGGATCACAAAGCCTACTTTGTGCCAATTTTCGACGAAATCGAAGTAGCATTGATAGCGCCCTTGCTGCTGGGGATAGAAAGTCTGCGTGCCGTGCCCTTCGTCACCTCGAACACTGTAAAGCGAGATACCTTTGCCTTGACCAGACGCTGCGTCATAGGTAAACAAGCTCTTTGGATACACTGACACTGGACGCTGTGCTGGCCATGACCAATACAACGTGTTGTCCTGAATTGGCGCTAAAGGAGCCTCTCCTTGCTGATTGTTTGGGTTCGGCATAGTAGGATTCGGATCAGGCACGTGCGTTGCACAACTGTTGTAATCAGTGTGCCAAGGCTGTGCCATAAATTTACTCAAATCACCGGGTTCGACGGCATCTGCTCTAAGCGGCACGTAACCTACGCCTAGGAATGGCTTTGAACTGTTTGCGTTTGCGTAATTCAAGGATTCCATGTTGATCCGAAATGGCCCAATCTCACCTTGCCACTTCGTCACATAAAGATTGGTATCGCGCACGATAAAGGTTAAATCAATACCCGGGGAATAACGCCCGCCTAAACAGTTTTCAAGCACCACTTTATCAAGTCGCTCTCCATCCCCCATAGGGCGAGCTTCAGCGTGGAATTTATCACCATACCACTGCATTAATAGAAAATACTGCGTTTCGGTTACGGCCAAAAAACTCTTCATCGCATCGCCAAGTGCCAAGGGCATTTTAAGACGGGTTCCATCTTCATTATCAGGTGCATTTGAAGTCCCTGGAGGTGAAGGTTTACGCAACAAGCTGGTGAATGAAGGGATCTTCTCACTCGGCGTATCTGAAGGTTGGATTTCCTTCATCCGTTTATGTCCTTGAATGCCTTTTTCTGGTATCGCGGCGTTCCACTGTTGCAAAAATGCAGCGTGAAACACGGGCATTACATCACCATCAAACGATGCTTCATAATCTTGATTAAATCCATTGCTGAACATAGTCGGTTCAAGATTTAAATGTTGTACCCACGTGTCATAGACATCGTCCCACGTCGAAACGACATTGCGCGTTTGCGGTGCGTAACTCGGGTCAGTGCACACAACCCAACCGTGTACCGCCTGTTCAACAGACCCATCTTCAAAGTAAACAGTCGCCGTCACCGGTCCATCAGAGGTATCATCAAACCAATAGTCGTTATCTATTGCATCGTTCAATTCAGGGTACTGGCCATTTCGCATAATACCGCTCGCTTTACCAAAACCACCCGCGACGATAAGTCTGCCCGTGTTCGACTCTATGCACATCTCGCCAAGGGAGGAAATTTCGCCAAGCGGGTTATACATTTTATAGTTTGCATCATTAAAATGTTGATCAGGAAAGCTTTTTGGGTATTTCCACGCACTACTTTCTTGCTGAATTAGATTGTCACTGTTCACAAAGCTCGCCGGGGTCGCTTGGTCAAAGTGCAAAATAGTTGTTGCTTGCGTCTTAACGGAAAGAGCTCTAGGTCCTGGATCCACCACCAGGGTTTTTAAACGGTTTTCATCTTGCAACTCAGCGCCAAATTCTGGGTTGCGTATAGGCGGCGTTTTACCCCCTTCATACGCTACAATCCCCTCTTCAGCCCCACCTGATGTGCCATTGTCGGACGTAATTTTGTAGTTATTGTTCTTCTTGTTCGCAACATGTACTTGCCAAACAATGTCTTTAATGACTTTACCACCAATAGAATCGCCGATTTTGACTTCACGTCCTACGTCATTTGACGGATAAGTCGTTTGTTCAACATCATAGGCAAATAGACGAAAACGAGCGGCTTGACGTTTTACGTTGCCACTTTTATCGCGAAAATCGTTCTCATCAATCGGGGTATTCTCTGAGCCGGCTTTAATCGGTAAGCCACCGAATAAACCAGTTGTTTTATCAATCAGTTCGCCAGCAGCCGTTTCAGGTGCTAAATAGTATTCTTCACTGTTACCAACACGCGCGAAGTTGATGCTTGGGTGGACTCTGAAATAACTCATTATTTCTCTCCTTGTGATTTTACATAAGCCATAGCAGCCGCTTTGTCTTTTTCTTGCGACCAGAAGAATATATTTTGAAATGCATGGCTAATATTAAGATTCGTTGCCGGCAAAGGTTTTAAACCTGACTTTGGTGCAAACGCTTGTTCCGTGTTGTGACAACGGAAACAGTTGTTCATGGCCGTAGCCGACTGCGTGTATGTTTCAATCGTGCTGTTTGAGAGGCGCAAAGAGCCGGTCAAATACTCATCCGTGGCAAAATTAAGTCCTGGCGCTAAAGGTGACTCTAATGGGTTATTGGTTACTGCACCGTTATTTATCCAAATTGCGCCAACTTCAAAATAGTTTTTCAAGTAACTGAGTTGCTTGGGTAAGTTTTCCCAAACACTGTCATTTAGCGACTTAATGTTGTCGGTGTTAGATTGCTTTTGGCCTGCTTGATTGCCATAAGCGTAACGGCGGCACACTTGAGTAATTGGCGTGAACTTTTGCGTGTTGTCCTGTACAGCAAGTCCACTCACACTCGCGTTTTTGTTACAGTTTCCAAGCTGAGTGCCTTTTTTGTAAAACAAGTAGTCTTTATCTGAAACCACTTGATCAAGTGCCATGCCATCAGGGACATCCGGCGCATTGTTATTAAATTCAAACGTGGCCCAAATCATTTCAGGGTGATTGGCGACAATGCCACCAATATGAAAACCCACCAAAGCTAGCGTTTGTGTTTCAACTTTTGTCGGGTCTACTTTGATACCACTCGGCGTATTTACAAACTTGGCGATGTCCTTTTTCATTGTAAATAGACCATCCGTTTTTTCACCCGGAGCCACCACTTTCCATGATGCTTTAAGCTCTAATGCCCCTTTACCATTTTGAATCGGAAACTCAGTGGTTGGGTCCAACGCCAACACATTGGCTGGCTTTGTTAGGTCGCTCCCACCAAGCTTACCCTGAATAAAATCGGCGAAGGTTTGATTTACATATTGCGAGTAGTAAACCGCACGATTGTTTTGGTCTACCAAAATTCCGTCCGTACCTGCTTGCAAGTACTCGTCAAGAGACGAACCGTGCTGCTTTTTGCTGGTTCTTGGCATCAAGCCTCGCTGCTCTAGTCCAAGCAATGATTGTGGTGTCGCAAAGTCTAAGAAACGCGGCTTGCCATTGTCTCCATCCATAAGCCACAAAAACATTTGCCATGACCATTGATGAAAATCGCAGTTTGACGGATCGTTTTGATGAGCAGGATCATTTGGGAAAGTCTCGTCATTTGGACGAACCACTCGGCCATCCTTTAACCAACTGGATTCAAAAACACATTGTTCTGTTGAATCCGTTTTATCAGTCGCGGCCATGCTCACGCCTGAATACATTCCCCCAACCAACAACATCACATATGTAATGCGGTTGAGTACTCGCTTACTTGTCTGTTTCATGTCGCCTCCTAGGCTTACTAGACGGTTGCAGCAAAGTGTTCGCTTGAGATGGGCCCATCGTCTCGCTGAACTCCTTTTGATACACAAAGTTAACAACAAATACACAAATGAAGTATTACACGCAATTACAGTAATGTTAGGTTGCCGACCTATTTTTGGCGTAAGAGGACATCTCTAAATGGCCAATGCCAGTCCCAAAAATGGGATTTCACTCATCCCATTTTTGGGATCGCCTTGCATAAAAACTACAAACAAAACATAACAAACCTTTGTTTTATAACATCTTAATACATTGGCACATTTCCTGATTTAATCATTCCAACATGTAGAATCAGTGGACGTAAGCAATGGATTATTTAAACACAACAACGACAAAAAAATTTCCCACCAAACGTATCGTGATAGT from Pseudoalteromonas xiamenensis includes these protein-coding regions:
- a CDS encoding bifunctional diguanylate cyclase/phosphodiesterase produces the protein MPEVLSQRLLNHIFEGLPVGVVAAEIETKKLVYANTNFLTMVNYRLEEIQAMTPMDLHTIDELPRVIETFQQMVDGSLDRVHAIKVRRKDGSVFIADIHFTASDPSQSGLVVATFQDITDSYLAAKALEEQEARLRLAFSVAKQAWFDLDLPSGTIQVSDEHALMLGYNPKSFSKSLRSWHQLIHPADRKAIFSAFRRYIQGKTNEFRVEYRQRASDNTWKWTQALGKVIEWQPDNKAKRLIGLNTDINKHKVLETQLETESTFLKSVLANIPDLIWLKDPEGVYIGCNKRFESLFGIAEDLIIGNRDIDFVDEELSELFRHFDQLALKTDKPVRNEEWLTFKSDGHQELVETTKVPLKTNKDQIIGVLGIAHDITDRHQSENKLKLAASVFRTAMEGIMITDAEGTIVEINESFTRITGYAREEAIGQNARLLGSGKQSDSFYETMWHNLAQLGRWSGEIWNRRSSGEVYAEFLNISAVKDSKGNVSHYIGVFSDISTLKEQEKQLEFVAQYDVLTGLPNRALLLTQLRQELLKMKHSLKACAVVVIDLDSFREINDTKGNHVGDLVLIEAAARFKTILRDHDILSRIGGDEFIVVLTELTDPHLCVAVLERLLYAAADLFLIEDHQFKLTASIGVTFAEQHTDLSAEKLIRQADQAMYHAKIAGKNRFHVFNPEDDQDARLRFDTINEIREGLVKDEFVLYYQPKVAIHTGDIIGFEALIRWQHPIKGLLNPVSFIPIISMHPLAIELGNWVLKEALGQLSQWNSQGFITKVSINIDSIQLNDPDFSQRVLSRLADFTNVDPAQLELEILETNALEEIQNVSQLIEELQSNDIHFALDDFGTGYSSMTFLKNLPATTIKIDQSFVRQMLFDREQMIIVDSIINLSKRFGRTVLAEGVETELHGLFLSALGCELAQGYGVAKPMPASEVLRWTQKWQCPTLWTQVRQLSPSEVDTLLLVVEHIGQCRALRIEHNHHTLRTSPFEKTDFINWDCSLATLTDPNLHQINQQIPAEIEALRLALNHGQSCDDLALQSNQIIAHMLKIIFRDPNFELPINCKMFEFDQ
- a CDS encoding NAD(P)/FAD-dependent oxidoreductase, which translates into the protein MTRSHLSIGIVGGGPAGCATALALQKQFASSSEKAEITLITAPDSGTPKIGETVPPAASSYLRELDLESLLSEEFHLRCPGSLSQWGDESVGYNDFFITPIGQGFHLDRTLFDKNLLSACFKRGVTVVENTKVTAIKQSDRTISLNCEPELDKHEFDFIVDASGQHRVVTRSLSVANNLFDRVVSVCAFVELESNSSAPAHTIVSSDEYGWWYAARLPNNRAILSFNTDADELKQRRLNSNEKWYHAFCNNQWFYTQCCEQFNQAIPSPRVLFVRTAPSSILSAVIGDNWLAVGDAASSYDSISSAGITKSLKQGIRAAKAILNWVDNPNKASLSAYQALVFQDFNEFIKLHQLHYDSGAHRFPNSAFWQRRLLNEI
- a CDS encoding LodA/GoxA family CTQ-dependent oxidase; translated protein: MSYFRVHPSINFARVGNSEEYYLAPETAAGELIDKTTGLFGGLPIKAGSENTPIDENDFRDKSGNVKRQAARFRLFAYDVEQTTYPSNDVGREVKIGDSIGGKVIKDIVWQVHVANKKNNNYKITSDNGTSGGAEEGIVAYEGGKTPPIRNPEFGAELQDENRLKTLVVDPGPRALSVKTQATTILHFDQATPASFVNSDNLIQQESSAWKYPKSFPDQHFNDANYKMYNPLGEISSLGEMCIESNTGRLIVAGGFGKASGIMRNGQYPELNDAIDNDYWFDDTSDGPVTATVYFEDGSVEQAVHGWVVCTDPSYAPQTRNVVSTWDDVYDTWVQHLNLEPTMFSNGFNQDYEASFDGDVMPVFHAAFLQQWNAAIPEKGIQGHKRMKEIQPSDTPSEKIPSFTSLLRKPSPPGTSNAPDNEDGTRLKMPLALGDAMKSFLAVTETQYFLLMQWYGDKFHAEARPMGDGERLDKVVLENCLGGRYSPGIDLTFIVRDTNLYVTKWQGEIGPFRINMESLNYANANSSKPFLGVGYVPLRADAVEPGDLSKFMAQPWHTDYNSCATHVPDPNPTMPNPNNQQGEAPLAPIQDNTLYWSWPAQRPVSVYPKSLFTYDAASGQGKGISLYSVRGDEGHGTQTFYPQQQGRYQCYFDFVENWHKVGFVIQGLQIEGDKPGSNFGPDYFLEVASLFDSRGDGVEVWPQPSEPGYKAPTDCGPKS
- a CDS encoding anhydro-N-acetylmuramic acid kinase; its protein translation is MSEQSPTLFQILANLSIASSRKIIGLMSGTSLDGLDIALCEVRGRGVNTECTVVAFETVEYPIDVKQKIREVFAQKSVDLEYLTLLNAWLGEYHGNLVLTCLKKWQIEARSVDLIASHGQTIFHCPKHQHTYDDFKHGTLQIGDADHIAVTTKIPTFSDFRQKHVAAGGEGAPLAIYGDYCLFGDKKRTRVLLNLGGIANITLLPAGAELSEVICSDIGPANTIVDAYVRLHYNQPFDSDSAIAEQGEVNALLLAALLIHPFLAKPLPKSTGPEVFNLNWLEQAMLESSTVSLAKEDVVATLTEFSACAVANHINMVTQPYEDAEVFASGGGVQNPVLARAIRLKLNPNVKWNTTASLGIDPNAKEAVLFAVLANEALTQTAQSSVTLANLSMGKLSLPY
- a CDS encoding 5-methyltetrahydrofolate--homocysteine methyltransferase gives rise to the protein MTLFSNLKLTTVALSGVLITGCFDGGSKGVIKHNIESPTTNNGHDHTVEPKGRLVLLNQDKSEAHVFDLNQRKILESFSLSTSSVALQTSAGGRYALLSDRQNDVVSFIDGGLWQETHDDHQHSYEQAPTFSNFELHGSAPTHITYSDENTIVFNDGNAATGANASIQIIDDTSITNRRIKATLDFEINMHGVAKLHQNTLFATVRRGDDESTSNAKVLPDQIGVYELHEDHFHFDSVLDITCPDLHGAAQNHEAVAFACRDGVVITHSHNGQFESDKITNIEAIADLRIGTLFGHHKSNTFIGTASNRATGEVKILTITPDENEMALLDWQPVANAQPISYAFNVDGTQFLILDNQGNLTVVDAHQHDGHVHWTFKQRIDVSVADISTLPEGQRFGLVVSKRENTAYVTDSATSTILAVNIATGEIEDTITLTFTPSSMTWLGIPEGDQH